In Zerene cesonia ecotype Mississippi chromosome 20, Zerene_cesonia_1.1, whole genome shotgun sequence, the genomic stretch CTTGATACTCTACAAAGAGTAAAATTACGGATGGAATTGGGATTACCCTTTAACAGTGTAAACCTTCAACTCTAGATACCTAAACGGGACAAATCAAAGCATATCGTGATATTTAAGATTAATGCGGAGAGTAAATTTAGTTGAACATCAACAAATGAGGAGGCAACTAAATAtagtaaacattaaaaattaatgggGTGTGCGAAGGGAAGGAAATGAGGATTAAACTCAACAAATTGATGTACATTATTAACATCGGCTAAACCTAACTTGCGCAGAGTTGTCACtgtatatttctaaaatatttagctTCGTCTGAGCTCTTCCGCAAAGAGTTCTGTACATTCTCATTCCACACAATATCATATTCCTTAGACTTTCcctatatattacatactataTGCTGATATCCAGGTTTTTGGTTTCCAAAGCGCATTTTTGACACCTGTCAGCTGTAACATGCTTTTATGTCAATTGCCATGTTTCATGTTTTCCTTTAAGTTTGAATTTTCATTGACAGCTAGTCATATTGATCTGACTTCTGTGTCATGAACGgcttaatgatttttttaattattgagtaAGGGTAATCAAAATACACAATGAAGCCTCGACCCTGCGGATGCAAAGGTTGTCGAACCTGTTTAGTTTGTGAAACTAAGTACGGTGCTACTGAATTTAAGCCAACAATAACACTAGATAAAACAAGAGGTTATGTGTATTGCCCTTTTTGTTGTAAAGCTTGGTCTGGATGGGATATCGATTCGTATAAACAACATCCAAATCATAGAGGCGAATGTTTGACTTTTCCTGGAGTGTATATACAACTGGATTTTATATCGGAAGATGAAGAAAATGAACTAATGAAATGTATCGATGAAGTACCTTGGGATGTATCACAAAGTGGCCGGCGAAAGCAAAATTTTGGACcaaaaacgaattttaaaaagaaaagaatagTGTCAGGTAATTTTGATGGCTTCCCGCAGTTCTCTAGGTATTTGCAAGACAGATTCGAAACAATCGAACTATTGAAAGGCTACAAAGTGATAGAACAATGTTCTTTGGAATATAATCCTAGCACAGGTGCGTCAATAGATCCACACATAGATGATTGCTGGATCTGGGGTGAGAGGATTGTGACTGTGAACTGTTTGTCTGACACTGCTTTAACCATGACTGCATATAATGGAGACATGagtaaatataacttattatcAGCTGAAGAATATCCACCACTAGTACAACCTAATGGTGATTTAGATTTAGAGTTCAAgagcaataaaaatgtgttggAGTCATGTGAACCAATTATCAATAGAGATGCTATTGTAAGGATACCTTTAATTCGGTATGTATTCACTACATAATGTTGTGCAATATTTAATCATCCAAATTCTTTGCTTTTACTAACTGTGTATGACAttgaagataaaattaaatactatttggATATATTGGAGGCGTTTGCAACATTTCctgatatattaattagtatataGCATAATAGGGTTCGACATTTCTTGCGCAGGATATTattaaggtaaataaataaatatatacatgctTGTAGTTAAagtttatcatcatcagcctatatatatgttcccactacagGGACTCAAGCCTCCTATTTATACCACCTTGGTGAAGTGTGGGATGGTAGATGTCACAAGtcaacttttgattctcgacATGCTGGTATCCTCACCATATTTTGCTTTACCGTTTCAAGCAGTGTTGATAGGGGTCATGTACagagaaattgaaaaatcaatttatttcttgcactcTCAACAGTCATGAACCCACACTTTACGCTTTAAGTCAACACTCATAACCATTGAGCCTTCACTGATCTCATACATGCATTATTTGCACATGTAGTTATTTGATTATCACTAATCCATATTACTTAAGGCCAATTAACAAAAGTTCTACAGTATACATTACATCCACTGTACAGTGTAGATGtgttttttgattttgttCACAATTAATAGCATAAATGAGATAAATAAGGCAGGTGCgccactaattaattattgataaaactcaCAATATAAGCATAATcatgtatgttatatgttagTTACCTGTATGTTGACAAAAGCGACACAatgacaaaagaaaataatacattgcttttcataaatatacacCATCTTGTATTTTATCTTGCTGTATGAAATCGTAGGTAATTGTAGGCTTACCTAAGCCATTGTGA encodes the following:
- the LOC119835091 gene encoding alpha-ketoglutarate-dependent dioxygenase alkB homolog 4, producing MKPRPCGCKGCRTCLVCETKYGATEFKPTITLDKTRGYVYCPFCCKAWSGWDIDSYKQHPNHRGECLTFPGVYIQLDFISEDEENELMKCIDEVPWDVSQSGRRKQNFGPKTNFKKKRIVSGNFDGFPQFSRYLQDRFETIELLKGYKVIEQCSLEYNPSTGASIDPHIDDCWIWGERIVTVNCLSDTALTMTAYNGDMSKYNLLSAEEYPPLVQPNGDLDLEFKSNKNVLESCEPIINRDAIVRIPLIRRSLTVLYGESRYLWEHCVLREDITSRRVCIAYREFTPPYMPNGCHNVIGNEIRNKAKQFWDHRSKYKHQITD